CCTCCGGAGTTCTTGCGCACCTTGGAAAACAGCAGGGCGTCGGCCAGCTTCCAAGCCAAGCCGGTGGGCTGCCTGCCCGCCAGAACCTCGTCCTTGTGGGCGCGGCCCACCCGCAGCGCCCAGTTGAAAAAAGGACGCTTCAGCGGAGGCCGGCTGCTGCGCTCGATGTAGGCGCGCGCCTTCTCGTAGATGCGGGGTACGCCTACCAGCACCGTCGGCCGCACCTCCAGCAGGGTTTGCGGCAGGCGGTCCAGGTCGGGACAGTAGGCGATGGTCACGCCGCGCTTGAAGAAGGTGTAGTCCAGGTGGCGCGCCGTGATGTGCGACAAGGGAAGGAAAGAGATTCCCACCTCCCCCGTCGTCCACTGGAAGCGGTCGATCTGCTCCAGGTTGGAGGCCAGGTTGCCGTGGGTGAGCATCACGCCTTTGGGCGTGCCCGTGGTGCCCGAAGTGTAGATGAGGGTCGCCAGGTCATCGGGGCCGATGGCCAGCGCGCGCGCGTCCAGCTCCGGGTCGCGGCTTTTGGGCTGGTTCACCATCAGCCGGTGCATCGGTATTCCCTCGGTGATGCCGATGTAATCCATCACCACGATCTTCTCCAGCGCCGTCCGCCCCTTGATGGAAAGCACCTTCTTGAGCTGGTCGGCGGTGGAGACGAAGATGACCCGCGCCCCTGAATCCTTCAGGATGTACGCGGTTTGCTCCCCGGTCAGCGTGGTGTAAATGGGGACGTCCACCGCGCTCAACATCAATGTGGCGAAATCGGCCACCGCCCACTCTGGGCGGTTCTCGCTGAGGATGGCCACCCGGTCACCCTTGCCGATGCCCCAGGCCGCCAGCGACCGCGCCGTCCCTGTCACGTCGCGGTAGAGCTCGCTGGCGGAGATGGAAATCCACTGGATGGTCTGCTTGAACAACATCTGGCGGTCGAGGTTGCGCTCGATCGCCGCGTAGAAGACCTCGTTGATGGTGTTCATGCTTCCGCCCGGGTCTCCATGCCCTTGAGGATCACGTCCACCACGGCGTCGGCTGCGCCCGCCAGGGGGTAGTCATGCTCGCTCAGCACCCAGGAGGTCACCATCTCATCCAGGGCGCCGAAGAAGCAGTTGGCCACGATCTTGTCTGACAGCCCGCGGCGGAAGACGCCCGCCTGCTGGCCCTCGCGCACCACCTCGCGGATTAGGTCGAAGTACTCGATCAGCCGCTGGTGCGAGAATTGTGCCAGAAACTTGGCGCTCTGGCGCAGCTCGGTCTGAAACACGATGGCCAGGTTGCGGTTGGCTCCCAGCGTCTCCAGGTGCAGT
The Terriglobales bacterium genome window above contains:
- a CDS encoding long-chain fatty acid--CoA ligase codes for the protein MNTINEVFYAAIERNLDRQMLFKQTIQWISISASELYRDVTGTARSLAAWGIGKGDRVAILSENRPEWAVADFATLMLSAVDVPIYTTLTGEQTAYILKDSGARVIFVSTADQLKKVLSIKGRTALEKIVVMDYIGITEGIPMHRLMVNQPKSRDPELDARALAIGPDDLATLIYTSGTTGTPKGVMLTHGNLASNLEQIDRFQWTTGEVGISFLPLSHITARHLDYTFFKRGVTIAYCPDLDRLPQTLLEVRPTVLVGVPRIYEKARAYIERSSRPPLKRPFFNWALRVGRAHKDEVLAGRQPTGLAWKLADALLFSKVRKNSGGRVRTYISGGAPLGVELAEWFASVGIVILEGYGLTETSPVIAVNTPAEHKLGTVGRPVPNIQVKIAEDGEILVKGPSVFKSYWNLPEETKNAFEDGWFKTGDIGSLDAEGYLTITDRKKDLIKTSGGKFIAPQPLENALKANPLVAQAVVIGDRRRFASVILAPDFRMLEDWARANRVAFAGRQQLIAEPRIRALFDGIVADLNQRLAQFETLKKVLLVPDEFSVASGELTPSMKLKRRVVEERYRAQIEALYAQEKPDVVPSL
- a CDS encoding TetR/AcrR family transcriptional regulator, with the protein product MKTRSLSKTNPSRQARTKNGARAGRASDKYQRILDAAVEVIAESGYFQARVTDIAARAGVADGTIYLYFKNKEQILMAAIDSAFAAFLERTRAELSRTQEPRERLRRLAQLHLETLGANRNLAIVFQTELRQSAKFLAQFSHQRLIEYFDLIREVVREGQQAGVFRRGLSDKIVANCFFGALDEMVTSWVLSEHDYPLAGAADAVVDVILKGMETRAEA